In Picosynechococcus sp. PCC 7002, the following are encoded in one genomic region:
- a CDS encoding ABC transporter substrate-binding protein: MQTSKFNLAIALSLAAIATFTGACQDTTAPTDGNGETPTNTGAEGLKLGSLTPTTGDLSSIGQNMPIAVELAVETINACGGVNEQPVTLIQEDSQTDPTAGGAAMTKLAEVDRVAGVVGAFASSVSSAAVDVAVRNQVMLVSPGSTSPVFTERAANGDFDGYWARTAPPDSYQAPALAVLAQKQGFERVSTVVINNDYGVGFEQEFIKAFENLGGTIVNKDNPVRYDPKAATLDSEAAAAFAGEPDAVLGVLYAETGSLLLKAAYEQGLSEGITVLLTDGVYSEDFTQQVGTTAAGQSIIAGALGTVPGADGPALEAFTALWREKTGKEVTAYVPHSWDAAIAMMLAAEAADVNTGEGIKNYLREVTSGDGQEVSDPCEAITLVREGQAINYQGASGNVDFDENGDVAGNYDVWTVNEDASLSVIDTVNPLEAL, translated from the coding sequence ATGCAAACATCGAAATTTAATTTGGCGATCGCCCTTTCCCTGGCGGCGATCGCAACCTTCACCGGAGCCTGCCAAGACACCACTGCCCCCACTGATGGCAACGGCGAAACCCCTACAAATACTGGTGCTGAGGGCCTGAAGTTAGGCTCCCTGACGCCAACCACTGGCGACCTTTCTTCCATTGGTCAAAATATGCCGATCGCCGTAGAACTGGCCGTAGAAACAATTAACGCTTGCGGGGGCGTCAATGAGCAACCCGTCACCCTCATCCAAGAAGATTCCCAAACAGACCCCACCGCCGGAGGGGCAGCGATGACAAAGCTGGCGGAAGTCGATAGAGTCGCCGGGGTTGTGGGGGCCTTTGCCAGTAGTGTGTCTAGTGCCGCTGTTGATGTTGCGGTGCGGAACCAAGTGATGCTCGTTTCCCCCGGCAGTACCAGTCCTGTGTTTACAGAACGGGCCGCGAATGGTGATTTTGATGGCTATTGGGCCAGAACTGCGCCCCCCGACAGCTACCAAGCCCCTGCTTTGGCTGTTTTAGCGCAAAAACAAGGCTTTGAACGGGTTTCTACCGTGGTGATTAACAACGACTATGGCGTGGGCTTTGAGCAAGAATTTATCAAAGCCTTTGAAAACCTTGGGGGCACCATTGTCAACAAAGATAATCCGGTGCGCTATGACCCGAAAGCCGCCACCCTCGATAGTGAAGCGGCAGCCGCTTTTGCCGGAGAACCCGATGCCGTCCTTGGGGTGCTCTACGCAGAGACTGGTAGTTTATTGCTCAAAGCCGCCTATGAACAAGGCTTAAGCGAAGGGATCACTGTTCTATTAACCGATGGCGTCTACAGCGAAGACTTTACCCAACAGGTAGGTACGACCGCCGCTGGTCAGTCAATTATTGCGGGGGCTCTAGGGACGGTTCCCGGTGCGGATGGCCCGGCCCTAGAAGCTTTTACAGCTCTCTGGCGCGAAAAAACAGGTAAGGAGGTTACGGCCTATGTGCCCCATTCCTGGGATGCGGCGATCGCCATGATGTTGGCCGCCGAAGCAGCGGATGTGAATACTGGCGAAGGCATTAAAAATTACCTCCGGGAAGTTACCAGTGGGGACGGCCAAGAAGTGAGTGATCCCTGTGAGGCGATCACCCTCGTCCGTGAAGGCCAAGCGATTAACTACCAAGGTGCCAGCGGGAAC